In the genome of Segatella copri, one region contains:
- a CDS encoding RNA polymerase sigma factor has product MSINDKGIMEALKENPQNGFRMLMAKYQENVYWHIRRLVVSHDDAQDASQETFVRIYRSFGNYRGDCSLRSWIYRIATNEALRIISKRRQEVVSIESETTGVNLIQGDNYIDFDDKVAVKLQKAILLLPPKQQLAFNMRYYDELGFDEIAKVADSTPTSIKASYHIAKEKIIKYMNSND; this is encoded by the coding sequence ATGAGTATAAATGACAAAGGCATTATGGAAGCGCTGAAGGAAAATCCACAGAACGGATTTCGGATGCTGATGGCGAAATATCAGGAAAACGTATATTGGCATATTCGCCGACTGGTGGTTTCGCACGATGATGCGCAGGATGCCTCGCAGGAAACCTTTGTGAGAATCTATCGCTCGTTCGGCAACTATCGGGGCGATTGCTCTCTGAGAAGCTGGATTTATCGCATAGCCACGAATGAGGCTCTTAGGATTATCAGCAAACGGAGACAGGAAGTTGTTTCTATAGAATCGGAAACCACAGGTGTCAACCTGATTCAAGGCGATAATTATATCGACTTTGATGATAAGGTGGCGGTGAAACTGCAGAAGGCTATTCTTTTGCTTCCGCCCAAGCAGCAGTTGGCATTCAATATGAGATATTACGACGAACTCGGGTTCGACGAAATAGCGAAGGTTGCGGATTCCACGCCAACCAGTATCAAGGCAAGCTATCATATTGCCAAGGAGAAAATTATCAAGTACATGAATTCGAACGATTAA
- a CDS encoding DUF3810 domain-containing protein translates to MKKLYRLDAWHQLLALRFKSLKWRHGVLIALLILVTLTKMIPLWGFIYTTRIYPVIGTLLSPISGFFPFAVGDIFIALSITWVILYPIYEIGLRKKRVFGRVAEYLLWVYAWFYIAWGLNYSQPNIYYRIGMKPVEVSKAKFKKFAYQYADSLNALSNASLSNARKSISPDSIVDDALKNRVRDAVLKEYNKIGYREGINKPFNQHPHAKTMVFTPLSSMAGVTGSMGPFFCEFTLNGDILAHDYPATYAHEFAHFLGVANEGEANFYSYIVCTASADKQVRFSGYYHIFFHVLNNVFDILGEKEGERFLKHIRPEIIQRARNDRHYWLSKRCKALDAAQDFIFELYLKGNHVAEGRKSYSGVIGLILTWNEKKETILKYKNSRN, encoded by the coding sequence ATGAAGAAACTATATAGATTAGATGCATGGCATCAATTGCTAGCATTACGGTTCAAATCATTGAAGTGGCGCCATGGGGTACTGATAGCATTGCTCATCCTCGTTACCCTAACGAAGATGATTCCGCTTTGGGGATTCATCTACACCACCCGCATCTATCCCGTCATCGGCACCCTTCTCTCGCCCATCTCGGGATTCTTCCCCTTTGCCGTGGGCGATATCTTCATCGCCCTCAGCATCACCTGGGTTATCCTCTATCCTATTTACGAGATAGGATTGAGGAAGAAGAGGGTTTTCGGAAGAGTGGCGGAGTATCTGCTGTGGGTGTATGCCTGGTTCTACATCGCCTGGGGATTGAACTATTCACAGCCGAACATCTATTATAGAATAGGCATGAAACCAGTAGAAGTATCGAAAGCCAAATTTAAGAAATTTGCCTATCAATACGCAGATAGCCTCAACGCTCTAAGCAATGCATCTCTCAGCAATGCCAGGAAGAGCATTTCCCCTGATAGCATCGTGGATGATGCCTTGAAGAACCGGGTGCGGGATGCAGTTTTGAAGGAATATAATAAAATAGGATACCGGGAAGGCATCAACAAGCCTTTCAACCAGCATCCACATGCCAAGACGATGGTGTTCACACCCCTCAGCTCGATGGCTGGCGTAACCGGAAGCATGGGACCGTTCTTCTGCGAATTCACCCTTAACGGTGATATTCTCGCCCACGATTATCCAGCCACCTACGCCCACGAATTTGCCCATTTCCTGGGCGTAGCCAACGAGGGCGAGGCGAATTTCTACAGTTACATCGTGTGCACGGCATCGGCAGATAAGCAGGTGAGATTCAGCGGATATTACCACATTTTTTTCCATGTATTGAACAATGTTTTTGATATTCTTGGCGAAAAGGAGGGAGAAAGATTCCTGAAACATATCCGTCCCGAGATTATCCAGCGGGCAAGAAACGACCGCCACTACTGGCTCAGCAAGCGATGCAAGGCATTGGATGCCGCCCAGGATTTCATCTTCGAACTCTATCTCAAGGGCAACCATGTGGCGGAAGGCAGGAAGAGCTATTCAGGCGTTATCGGCTTGATACTAACATGGAATGAAAAGAAAGAAACGATTCTGAAATACAAAAATTCAAGAAACTGA
- a CDS encoding M15 family metallopeptidase codes for MTVKRISIICLFISMLFCLPSKAQKPGDIVSEQTIRKLGEKHFFSISPIPDDIFRLMQGKTYKKNCTVKRSELRYLQCLHVDKDGRKIVGEMVVNKAIAADVLDILKKLYEAKYPIERMRLIDYWDANDERAMRANNSSSFNFRFISHTHTVSKHGKGLAIDINTLYNPYHKRLKNGKDVVEPATARPYLDRSKHHVYMIKKGDLCYRLFKAKGFRWGGDWKHSKDYQHFEK; via the coding sequence ATGACAGTAAAAAGAATTTCAATAATATGCCTGTTTATTTCCATGCTTTTCTGCCTTCCATCCAAGGCACAGAAGCCGGGAGATATCGTCAGCGAGCAAACCATCAGAAAACTGGGAGAGAAGCATTTCTTCTCCATTTCCCCCATTCCTGATGATATTTTCCGCCTGATGCAGGGGAAGACGTATAAGAAGAACTGCACCGTAAAAAGAAGCGAACTGCGATATCTGCAATGCCTGCATGTGGATAAGGACGGCAGGAAGATAGTGGGAGAAATGGTGGTGAACAAGGCGATAGCGGCAGATGTACTCGATATTCTCAAAAAGCTCTACGAGGCGAAATATCCGATAGAGCGAATGAGACTCATCGACTATTGGGATGCCAATGACGAAAGGGCGATGAGAGCCAACAACTCATCCAGCTTCAACTTCCGCTTCATCTCGCATACCCATACCGTTTCGAAGCACGGCAAGGGACTTGCCATCGATATCAACACGCTCTATAACCCCTATCACAAACGGCTGAAAAACGGCAAGGATGTGGTGGAGCCAGCCACGGCACGCCCCTATCTCGACCGCAGCAAGCATCATGTTTACATGATTAAAAAAGGCGACCTCTGCTACCGCCTCTTCAAGGCAAAGGGATTCAGATGGGGAGGCGACTGGAAGCACAGCAAGGATTACCAGCATTTTGAGAAATAG
- a CDS encoding Lrp/AsnC family transcriptional regulator — MATEENLDEIDIKILKLLQQNSRLTVKELAARVHLSPSPTFERQKRLEREGYIQRYGAIVDHHKMGHNVIVLCNIRLKQHTHDLIQQFMDTVQTIDQITECYNTTGDYDFQIKVYARDMKAYQDFMLNTLGNIDCIGSLHSIIVIGEIKDSHYIPVAK; from the coding sequence ATGGCTACAGAAGAAAATCTCGACGAAATCGATATCAAGATACTCAAGTTGTTGCAGCAGAACTCCCGACTCACCGTGAAGGAACTTGCCGCAAGAGTACACCTCTCCCCTTCTCCCACCTTCGAGCGACAGAAGCGACTGGAGCGTGAGGGATACATCCAGCGATATGGAGCGATAGTGGATCATCACAAGATGGGACACAACGTGATTGTGCTCTGCAATATCCGATTGAAGCAGCACACCCACGACTTGATTCAGCAATTCATGGATACCGTACAAACCATCGACCAGATAACGGAATGCTACAATACCACCGGCGATTACGACTTCCAGATCAAGGTGTATGCCCGCGATATGAAAGCCTATCAGGACTTCATGCTCAACACCCTGGGAAACATCGACTGCATCGGAAGCCTCCACAGCATCATCGTGATTGGAGAAATCAAGGATTCGCATTATATTCCCGTAGCAAAATAA
- a CDS encoding 5-methyltetrahydropteroyltriglutamate--homocysteine S-methyltransferase: MSNVRNIHFEAVGSYLRPAELKEARAKFADGKISATDLRSIEDRLITEVIKQQKAHRLPYITDGEFRRSYWHLDFMWGFNGVEHIELEHGYQFHGEETTKGSIQLTGKITGENHPFIKDFLFVKKFEELDAKGEYIFEAKQTVPAPAQFLAELFRGKNAENTRKFYPNTTQLIEDIAQAYRTFFQEIYAAGCRTIQLDDCTWGMIVDSDYWKAKVGNGFTLEQEALQYLKVNNLAIEGKPEGLTINTHVCRGNYHSCYATKGAYDAVAPYLFAHEDVDTFYLEYDDERSGGFEPLKYVADGKKVVLGLVTSKSPVLEDKATVIARIHEAAKYISLNRLSLSPQCGFASCEIGNKLTDAEQWAKIDLVREISEEVWGE; encoded by the coding sequence ATGAGTAACGTAAGAAATATACATTTTGAGGCAGTGGGCAGCTATTTGCGCCCTGCAGAGTTGAAGGAAGCAAGAGCCAAGTTTGCTGATGGCAAGATTTCTGCCACCGACCTTCGCAGCATCGAAGACCGTCTGATTACTGAGGTCATCAAGCAGCAGAAGGCGCATCGCCTGCCTTATATCACCGATGGCGAGTTTCGCCGCAGCTATTGGCATCTCGACTTTATGTGGGGTTTCAATGGTGTGGAACATATCGAACTGGAGCATGGCTACCAGTTTCATGGCGAGGAGACAACCAAGGGTTCTATCCAACTGACCGGCAAGATTACCGGCGAGAATCATCCTTTTATCAAGGATTTCCTGTTTGTGAAGAAGTTTGAGGAGTTGGATGCCAAGGGCGAGTATATCTTCGAGGCAAAGCAGACGGTTCCAGCTCCAGCACAGTTCCTTGCGGAACTGTTTCGTGGCAAGAATGCCGAGAACACCCGCAAGTTCTATCCTAACACCACCCAGCTGATTGAGGATATTGCCCAGGCTTATCGCACCTTCTTCCAGGAGATTTATGCAGCTGGTTGCCGCACCATCCAGCTGGATGATTGCACCTGGGGAATGATTGTGGATAGCGATTACTGGAAGGCTAAGGTGGGCAACGGGTTCACCCTTGAACAGGAAGCTCTGCAATATCTGAAGGTGAACAACCTTGCCATCGAGGGCAAACCGGAGGGGTTGACCATCAACACCCACGTATGCCGAGGCAATTATCATTCCTGCTATGCCACCAAAGGTGCCTACGATGCCGTAGCTCCTTATCTGTTTGCTCATGAGGATGTGGATACCTTCTATCTGGAGTATGACGATGAGCGTTCGGGCGGTTTCGAACCATTGAAATATGTGGCAGATGGCAAGAAGGTGGTTCTGGGTTTGGTAACCTCCAAATCTCCAGTGTTGGAGGATAAGGCTACGGTTATCGCCAGAATCCACGAAGCTGCCAAGTATATTTCTCTCAATCGCTTAAGTCTCAGTCCTCAATGCGGCTTCGCCTCTTGCGAGATCGGCAATAAACTGACCGATGCTGAGCAATGGGCAAAGATTGATTTGGTTAGAGAGATTTCTGAGGAAGTTTGGGGAGAATAA
- a CDS encoding PepSY-associated TM helix domain-containing protein, with protein sequence MRDKKNKHFTWKKYHRWFGLILSVFMLVFCVSGIILNHRQLFADCDISRSWMPPAYHIQNFNNGVIKGSIKASDDSVLAYGYGGIWLTDSKMKSWKDFNKGLPKNVDGRNIRNMVQTKDGEIWCAAMMDVYRFTGKEWRRFPLPDNHERIADITLTKDSTSLIAMTRSAVYEISGKKMKTANDKIDAASENLMATRKIIGQPEGFTPMVTLFKTVWHLHSGAFFGLTGRLIVDAIAIVLIILSITGIILFILPYRIRRQKRLQARERMVKLGKQMVFNAKWHNKLGYATIILTLWISITGMCLRPPLMVPLAMNKTTEKVKDGNVWHDKLRAIRWDAAEGNWLVSTSEGFLRVDEHFQHQPTLLNKEKTPKVSPMGVTVFESDGKGGWLIGSFSGMFRWYPEKNLIVDYFTGKQNIEKSMIPISNHLVSGYSKDFFGGKEVIFDYSKGASLGETASTPELLSAIPMSLWNVALELHVGRCYSPFLGPLSDLFVFISGLLITLVLLSGYIILKRRKKKGQKHL encoded by the coding sequence ATGAGAGATAAAAAGAACAAACATTTCACATGGAAGAAATACCACCGATGGTTCGGACTTATACTATCCGTCTTCATGCTAGTATTCTGTGTATCGGGCATCATCCTGAACCATCGCCAGCTCTTTGCCGATTGCGATATAAGTAGGAGCTGGATGCCTCCGGCTTATCATATCCAGAACTTCAATAACGGCGTTATCAAGGGTTCCATCAAGGCATCTGATGATTCCGTTTTGGCCTATGGCTACGGCGGCATCTGGCTTACGGATTCAAAAATGAAAAGCTGGAAAGATTTTAACAAGGGATTACCCAAGAACGTGGATGGCAGAAATATCCGAAACATGGTGCAGACGAAGGATGGAGAAATCTGGTGCGCTGCCATGATGGATGTTTATCGCTTCACCGGAAAGGAATGGAGAAGATTTCCATTACCCGATAATCATGAGAGAATCGCTGATATTACATTGACCAAAGATAGCACGAGCCTCATCGCCATGACCCGCTCTGCCGTGTATGAAATATCAGGCAAGAAGATGAAAACTGCTAATGATAAGATAGATGCTGCAAGCGAAAATCTGATGGCAACCCGAAAGATCATCGGTCAACCAGAAGGCTTTACCCCGATGGTTACCCTCTTCAAAACCGTTTGGCATCTGCATAGCGGTGCTTTCTTCGGATTAACTGGCAGATTGATAGTGGATGCCATCGCCATCGTACTCATCATCCTTTCGATTACGGGCATCATCCTCTTTATTCTGCCTTACCGTATTCGCCGACAGAAGCGTTTGCAGGCAAGAGAAAGAATGGTGAAGCTTGGCAAACAGATGGTTTTCAATGCAAAATGGCACAACAAACTGGGATATGCCACCATCATCCTGACGCTTTGGATTTCCATTACCGGCATGTGCCTCCGCCCACCTTTGATGGTGCCGCTTGCCATGAACAAGACCACAGAAAAAGTGAAGGATGGAAATGTCTGGCACGATAAGCTTCGCGCCATCCGATGGGATGCAGCAGAGGGCAACTGGCTTGTTTCTACCTCAGAAGGTTTTCTGCGTGTAGATGAGCATTTCCAGCATCAACCTACCTTATTAAATAAGGAGAAGACACCAAAGGTAAGTCCGATGGGAGTTACCGTTTTCGAGAGCGACGGCAAAGGTGGTTGGCTGATTGGTTCTTTCAGCGGCATGTTCCGCTGGTATCCGGAGAAGAACCTGATAGTGGATTATTTCACGGGGAAACAGAATATCGAAAAGTCGATGATTCCGATTTCAAACCATCTGGTTAGCGGTTATTCCAAGGACTTCTTTGGAGGAAAAGAAGTGATTTTCGATTATAGCAAAGGGGCGAGCTTAGGTGAAACAGCATCTACCCCAGAGTTGCTTTCAGCCATCCCTATGTCGCTTTGGAATGTGGCATTAGAACTCCATGTGGGTAGATGCTATTCTCCATTCTTAGGTCCTCTTTCCGACCTTTTCGTCTTCATCTCCGGCTTGCTGATTACGCTGGTTTTGCTTTCCGGCTATATCATATTAAAAAGGAGAAAGAAGAAAGGGCAAAAGCATTTATAA
- the greA gene encoding transcription elongation factor GreA, whose product MEYMSQEGYDELVAELQHMVNVELPAVRDAIAEARDKGDLSENFEYHAAKREQGKLLSRISFKQKVLENARVIDKSRLKSDTVGLLSKIKITNLANKCSMSYVIVNPHEADLHSGKISIKSPIAKALLGKKAGDEVMVKVPAGLLKFRLDSVEL is encoded by the coding sequence ATGGAATATATGTCTCAAGAAGGCTACGATGAGCTCGTGGCCGAACTTCAACACATGGTTAACGTAGAGTTGCCAGCCGTTCGCGATGCAATTGCTGAGGCTCGCGACAAGGGTGACCTCAGTGAGAATTTCGAGTATCATGCTGCCAAGCGTGAGCAGGGCAAGCTTTTGAGTCGCATCAGCTTCAAGCAGAAGGTCTTGGAGAATGCCCGTGTCATCGACAAGTCACGCCTGAAGAGCGATACCGTTGGCTTGTTGAGCAAGATTAAGATTACCAATCTCGCCAACAAGTGCAGCATGAGTTATGTTATCGTAAATCCTCACGAGGCTGATTTGCATAGTGGAAAAATCTCTATCAAGTCGCCTATCGCCAAGGCCCTTCTGGGTAAGAAAGCAGGTGATGAGGTAATGGTAAAGGTACCAGCCGGCTTGCTGAAATTCCGCCTGGATAGCGTTGAGTTATAA
- a CDS encoding MutS-related protein: MNIKENYQQYVSRYASEVAALKHKNTGFITGELLAFGGILAFLICYFALDGDTQNYLLGAALCLIAYLGIRRLDDKNKEKIEHLSALLKVYQDEIKAWEGDFSPFETGDSYQNPQHSYSFDLDVFGKSSLFNRICRTITSGGSEALARNLTRETPLNMEDIKRRRDLQKELAGEGENWRMEFLALGEKNRSQTADGKMVNGKMKKIDSAAVVDAMQKVSKMEVPAWFGSPVSLVIGWLMIIGVIGSVILSICDMVSVDFALWWVLVQYMVVFFVCKQTLDKIDSNGGKLRHQLIAYAQILQLINRRNFHSELGKEMQDSLADALPSFAQLEKILKGYDRRGNFLGLFFTDAFMLSDFFLVRSFLKWKNTYMVKMEEWMHIISEMDAMVSMANFRYNHPEAEEAEFVSGSPEIVFDGKNLYHPFLGAKAVKNDFNIKDDNYYIITGANMAGKSTFLRSLGVNYILAMAGMPVFADQLKISRFRLFSSMRTTDDLTHGISYFNAELIRLEELLKFCKESAEGMFCKESIAGNKESLRTLIILDEILKGTNSLDKLNGSRKFLEAIAKQPVSGIIATHDLELSKMENDASGKFHNYCFEIDLGTDVTYTYKIQKGVARNQNATFLLNKILEKY; the protein is encoded by the coding sequence ATGAATATCAAGGAGAATTATCAACAATATGTAAGCCGATATGCTTCTGAGGTAGCTGCCTTGAAGCATAAGAATACAGGATTTATAACGGGCGAGCTGCTAGCTTTTGGCGGCATCCTCGCTTTTCTAATCTGCTATTTCGCATTGGATGGGGATACACAGAACTATCTGTTGGGGGCGGCGTTGTGCCTGATTGCCTATCTGGGAATCAGACGACTTGACGACAAGAACAAGGAGAAGATAGAGCATCTTTCGGCTTTGCTCAAGGTTTATCAGGACGAAATCAAGGCTTGGGAGGGCGATTTCTCACCTTTCGAAACGGGCGATTCCTATCAGAATCCGCAGCATTCTTATTCCTTCGACCTCGATGTCTTCGGCAAGAGTTCGCTGTTCAACCGCATCTGCCGAACCATCACATCGGGCGGTTCGGAGGCACTCGCCAGGAATCTTACCCGGGAAACGCCTCTGAATATGGAAGATATCAAAAGAAGAAGAGATTTGCAGAAGGAATTGGCGGGAGAAGGCGAAAACTGGCGAATGGAATTCCTGGCACTTGGCGAAAAGAACAGAAGCCAAACTGCGGATGGCAAAATGGTGAATGGCAAGATGAAGAAGATTGATTCAGCTGCGGTGGTGGATGCGATGCAGAAGGTTTCGAAGATGGAGGTGCCGGCATGGTTTGGATCTCCGGTTTCGCTCGTTATCGGATGGCTGATGATTATCGGAGTCATCGGTTCCGTGATTCTATCGATATGCGATATGGTTTCGGTGGATTTCGCCCTGTGGTGGGTGTTGGTTCAATACATGGTGGTATTCTTCGTCTGCAAGCAGACACTTGACAAGATAGACAGCAATGGCGGCAAGCTTCGCCATCAGCTCATCGCCTATGCTCAGATACTTCAGCTTATCAACAGGCGCAATTTTCATAGCGAATTAGGCAAGGAGATGCAGGATTCCCTGGCAGATGCCCTGCCTTCCTTTGCCCAACTGGAAAAGATATTGAAGGGGTATGACAGAAGAGGCAACTTCCTGGGTCTTTTCTTCACCGATGCCTTCATGCTGAGCGATTTCTTCCTGGTTCGCAGTTTCCTGAAATGGAAGAATACCTATATGGTGAAGATGGAGGAATGGATGCATATCATCAGCGAGATGGATGCAATGGTTTCGATGGCGAATTTCCGATATAATCATCCGGAGGCGGAAGAGGCGGAGTTTGTTTCGGGAAGTCCGGAAATCGTTTTCGATGGAAAGAATCTCTATCATCCTTTCCTGGGTGCCAAGGCGGTGAAGAATGATTTCAACATCAAGGATGACAACTATTATATCATCACCGGAGCTAACATGGCGGGAAAGAGTACCTTCCTCCGTTCGCTGGGTGTGAACTATATCCTGGCGATGGCGGGTATGCCGGTGTTTGCGGATCAGCTGAAGATTTCCCGTTTCAGATTGTTCTCGAGTATGAGAACCACCGATGATCTTACGCATGGCATTTCTTATTTCAATGCAGAATTGATCAGATTGGAGGAACTTCTGAAGTTCTGCAAGGAAAGTGCAGAGGGAATGTTCTGCAAGGAAAGTATAGCGGGCAATAAGGAATCACTCCGAACGCTGATTATTCTGGATGAGATTCTGAAAGGAACGAATTCATTGGATAAGCTGAATGGTTCGAGAAAGTTCCTCGAAGCCATCGCCAAGCAACCGGTGAGCGGCATCATTGCTACCCACGATTTGGAACTTTCCAAGATGGAGAATGATGCATCAGGAAAATTCCACAACTATTGTTTCGAGATAGATTTGGGCACGGATGTTACCTATACTTATAAGATACAGAAGGGTGTGGCAAGAAACCAGAATGCTACCTTCTTGCTGAATAAGATTCTGGAGAAATATTAG
- a CDS encoding DUF3800 domain-containing protein gives MANKTFNIYCDESCHLEHDHKTYMLLGNISCAYPQVKRHSERIKELKKKHHFYAEIKWTNVSPSKLPFYIELIDYFFDTDLKFRTVAVRKEKIMCKEHQMTFDDFYYKMYYQLLNHKVDSEYHYNVYLDIKDTWSNTKVTKLQDILNVKYGVFQKVQCIRSEESLLLQLTDLLMGAISYEINVQEKKSSAKEKVIAQIKKHCPDLSHTNSSNKLNLFFINLK, from the coding sequence ATGGCAAACAAGACATTCAACATTTATTGTGACGAGAGTTGCCACCTAGAACATGACCACAAAACATATATGTTGCTAGGTAACATCAGTTGTGCGTATCCACAAGTAAAAAGACACTCCGAGCGCATAAAAGAACTCAAGAAAAAGCATCATTTTTATGCTGAAATTAAGTGGACCAATGTATCTCCTTCAAAACTTCCTTTTTATATAGAACTTATAGACTACTTCTTTGATACAGATTTAAAATTCCGTACAGTAGCCGTACGTAAGGAAAAGATTATGTGTAAAGAACACCAAATGACATTTGATGATTTTTACTACAAAATGTATTACCAGTTACTGAACCATAAGGTCGATTCGGAATATCATTATAATGTATATCTTGACATAAAAGACACATGGTCAAACACAAAAGTCACAAAATTGCAGGACATTCTAAACGTAAAGTATGGAGTATTCCAAAAAGTACAATGCATCCGTTCAGAAGAAAGTCTTCTGTTACAGCTAACAGATTTATTAATGGGTGCTATCTCGTACGAAATTAATGTTCAAGAAAAAAAAAGCAGTGCAAAAGAAAAGGTCATAGCACAAATTAAAAAACACTGCCCTGACTTATCACATACAAATTCATCGAATAAGTTGAACCTCTTTTTTATAAATTTGAAATAA
- a CDS encoding condensin complex protein MksE — MNYTEEIFNILSRGGFISNNSVQAKIKRYYDAIEDYQSEYDEYYQGIGFHLEAGDGYFFFTRKETKVDLQRKLEAVSKWIDYLTFLKTYNSAFGAGLVFSAADIVVRINCDMELKELAGKLFSEKKSYDEIVEKLISELERMGFVEQQDEVEKNWKVLTSFHYIEELIDCISITDDTDNTDDAEHTGEKDKETDKEKEEQP, encoded by the coding sequence TTGAATTATACAGAAGAAATCTTTAATATCCTGAGCAGGGGTGGATTCATATCCAACAACAGTGTTCAGGCAAAAATCAAGCGGTATTATGATGCCATAGAAGACTATCAGTCAGAATATGATGAGTACTACCAGGGCATCGGATTCCATCTGGAAGCAGGCGATGGCTACTTCTTTTTTACCCGTAAGGAAACCAAGGTGGATTTGCAGCGTAAATTAGAGGCGGTGAGCAAATGGATAGATTATCTCACCTTTCTGAAGACTTACAATTCAGCCTTCGGAGCCGGTTTGGTATTCTCTGCGGCGGATATCGTGGTGAGAATCAATTGTGATATGGAACTGAAGGAATTGGCCGGAAAACTCTTCAGCGAGAAAAAATCGTATGATGAAATAGTGGAAAAACTGATTAGCGAATTGGAGAGAATGGGATTCGTTGAGCAGCAGGATGAAGTGGAGAAAAACTGGAAGGTATTGACTTCATTCCATTATATCGAGGAGTTGATAGATTGCATATCTATTACCGATGATACTGATAATACCGATGATGCCGAACATACCGGAGAAAAAGATAAAGAAACGGATAAGGAAAAGGAGGAACAGCCATGA